GGAAGATATAGAGCAGCACGCTGGCGGTCACGATGATCAGCACCAGAATAGTACCCAGAAAGGCGCGGATCTGGCTATCGCGCAGCAGCGGCTGCCCCTGCCCGTTGATCAACTGTACGTAGCGCACGAAGGGCAGCGCCGCCATGATCATGAAGAACGATGCCGCGTATTCGGCCGGACCGGAGAAGGTGCCGAAAGAGGCATCGTAGTTCGAAAAGCCACCGGTCGACATGGTGGTCAGGGCATGCACCAGCGCATCGAACAGTCCCATGCCCAGCACCACATAGACCACCATGCATAGCAGCGTCAGCGCCACGTAGATCAACGAGATCTGACGTGCGATCGTCTGCGCACGGGGCAAAATCTTCCCCATGGTATCAAAAGCTTCGGAGCGGAAGATCTGCATACCCCCGACCCGTAGCTCGGGCAGAAACACCATGGCGACGACAATGATACCAATCCCGCCGAGCCACTGCAGGATACCTCGCCACAAGAGGATCCCCCGTGGCAGGTCATCAAGGCCGGAGATTACCGTGGACCCGGTGGTCGTCAGCCCCGACATCGCTTCGAAAAACGCATCTGTAAAGCTGAGCTCGGTCGCCCCCATCATCAGCGGGATCGCACCGAACACCGGCAGCGCCGCCCAGACCGAAGTGGTCAGCAGAAAGGTCTGACGAATGCTAAGCCCCTGCCGCACTGAATTGCCACAGCTGAGCGCCAGCAGCCCGCCCGCCAGAATGGTGATCAGGCCGCTTTCAAGAAACACCGGCCATTCGCCCTGCCCATCGTAAAGATCGATCAGGAACGGAAAGACCATCATGGCGCCAAGAATGACGACCAACAGGCCAATGACATATGCGACCGGGCGAAGATCCAACATGACGGGCAGCGTTGGCGCCCCCTGCGCAAAGTGTCAAGTCAAAGGCGGCGTCATGCCTTCTCGGCGTCACTCTTTGCCGCGGAGCGCTCTGGCAGCGCCGGAGGCTTGGACGGCGCGCGTTTTGCCTTGGACGCGGTGGATTGTGCCGGTGCCGCTGTGGTGGCTTCAGCCTTATTCGCCTGTGGCGGAGTGGATGCCGCAGCGGACGGCTTGGCTGTCGCCTTGGCCGCAGCTGTGACCGCTGCGGGCTTTGTTGCTGCCGGTTTGGCCGAGGAAGGTTTCGTAGGGGAAGCTTTTGCCTGTGCGGGTTTTGCTGCTGCGGTCTTGGTGGGTGTTAGTGTCACCTGTGCAGGCTTAGCAGGCGATGTTTTGGGCGCGGTCGTCTTTGCCGCTATCGACTTAGGCGTTGTCGCCGCAGGCTTGGTTGTCGTCGCCTTGCGGGCCACTGCCTTGTTCTCAGTCTTACTCGCAGTCGCTGTGGTGGCAGCCGCCTTGGGCGTTGCGGGTCTGGCCGCGACCGGTTTCTCTGAGGCAGGTTTGGCAGCAGGCGATTTGCGCGCCGTAGTCCTGGCCGCCGGGGCGGCTTTACTTTTGCGTGCCGGACGCCGCGCAGGGGTCTTGGTTTTGGCGGCCGAACGTTCGCCGGTTGCCCGTTTCGCAGGTGTTTTCGCTTTTTGCGGCGCCGGGGCCGGAGCAGCAACAGCAGCCGGTCTGAACACCGCCGTTCCGGCGGTCATCAGTACATGCGTCAGGCGTATCTGTTCATAAGGCGCCTGAACCGCCAGCGCCGTCATCGCACGCCAGCATCGCAACTGTGTCCCGGCGGAATAGCCGACCCATTGCGGCAGCGTTGCAGGCTGATCTTGGAGGATGGGCGAAAAGAACATCGGGAACTCCTTACATCAAAGAGATCCGGCATTGATATCTGGCCAGCAGAAGGATTCCGTAGCCATCAGGGTCCGGACCTGATGGAAGGCTAACACGAGAATGCGGCAACGCAGCAAAAAATGCGGCATTGCCGCGGAAATTCGTGCTTGAGTGATACCGGAACAGGCAGGAGGCGGCGCAACGTGCGCCGCTGCCAACCTGTTACCCCCGATGGATCAGGGTCGAGAACAGACCCGGATCAAGGCTGGTTTCGGCAAACAGTGGCCCTTGGGTCAGCACGCTGACAGCATCGTGGCTGTGCAGGCTTTCCTGATGGCTGGCCACCACGCGAAAATCGCCAATGCGCGGATCGCTTTGCAGGGCTTCGCAGAACAGGCGCGCAGCATCCTCGACAAAGATCGGGTTGGCAGCGTTCAGTTCGGCAAAGGCCTGTTCGTCCTCGCGCTTGACCATGACCTGAGTCTCGGTGGGCACCGCGCGGCGACAATGATCGATCAGATCCTCGAACCACAGGCAGGGGGCCTCGGGGTCGATCTGCACCGACAGCCGCGCCACCGACCGCTGCGAATGCGGGGTTGCCAGTTGCCCGCGCGACTGGCGCGCGTGTTCCGACAATTCCAGCGAACAGGGGCAGGTTGAGGAATAGACATAGTCCAGATGCACGATCTTGTTGCGCACCCCATCCCGATCCACCAGCTCCAGCGCGATATCGTAATATTGATAGCCCGACAGGCCCGAACGCAGGCTGTCGATCTTCACCGGGAAGGAGAACCGCATCTGGATGCGCGCGTCCATGCTGCCGAGATCACTGAGGTAATCCTCAAGCGCGGCCTCGATCACCTCAAAGCTAAAGGTCTTTTCTGCGTGTTTGTAAAAGGACCGCATGATCCGGGACATGTTGATGCCCTTCTTGTCGGCCTCAAGGCTGACGGTGCCAGTCACGCTGGTTTCCAGCGTCAGATCGCCATTGTCCCGTGTGTGAAAGCGAATCGGCAGGCGGAAGTTGGAGATGCCCACATGCTGGATCTGCTCATTGGCGCCGCGGATCAGGCTGGAAGGGCCGTTCTGCAGGTCGGGCAATGTGGCGCGATAGCCCTCATCCGCCACAAAATCCTCGGGGTAGTTGCGCGACAGATCGGGGTAGTTCTGCACCGCCCGCTCTGGCAGAAGCCGGGCAACGGCTGGGTCAAGCTGCGCAATTTCCGTCTGGGTGGCTGTCGCGGCCCATTGGCGAAGCGTCTCAAGAGCCGCCTCTGCCTCGGTCCGGTCCGGTGTCTCGTCCACGCCGCGCATATGGATATTCATACGACCACTTCCTCCGCTGCTGCTACGCCCCGGGGCGCAGCGATGTTCAGTATTACTCTGTTACGCGGGAAAACACAAAATGGATCAGACAAATACGGCAGGTTCCGGCCCGGAACTGACCCCGCACCACAAGTAAGCCCGCCCGGGCCCGCGAACAACGCGGGCCACAGCGCCCCCAAGACTTCAGCCGCCGCAGGCGTCCAATGCCTGCGTCAGATCCGCAATCAGATCCTCCGGATCCTCAAGCCCAACCGAGAAGCGCACCAGACCCGGCGTGATGCCCAGCGCCACCTTCTGATCATCGGGCAGCCGCTGGTGGGTGGTGGTGGCCGGATGGGTTGCGATGGATTTCGCATCGCCGAGATTGTTGGAAATCACCGGAATCGTCAGGGCGTTCAGGAAGGCAAAGGCCGCCTCCTTGCCACCCTTCAGATCCAGCGACAGGACCGTTCCGCCCTTACCGCCCAATTGCCGCTGCACCAGCGCGTTCTGAGCATGATCGGCTAGGCCGGGATAGATCGTGCGCGCCAGCTTCGGATGCCCCTGAAGGGCAGTCGCAATCTGCAGCGCCGTTTCGGCCTGTGCATTCACCCGCAGGGAAATCGTCTCCAGCCCCTTTAGCAGCGTCCAGGCGTTGAACGGGCTAAGGGAACCGCCGGTGTGCTTCATATAGGGCTCAACCGTGCCGCGGATGAAATCGCGTGTGCCAAGGATGACACCGCCCAGAACCCGGCCCTGACCGTCGATATGTTTGGTGGCCGAGTAGACCACCACATCCGCGCCTTGTGCGATGGCGTCAGAGAAGACCGGCGTAGAGAACACGTTGTCCACCACTACCGTCGCGCCGACGGCATGGGCGATTTCCGCGACCGCAGCCACGTCGATCACTTCCAGCGTCGGGTTCGACATGGATTCAAAGAATACCGCCTTGGTGTCCGGTCGTACCGCAGCGCGCCATTGCTCCAGATCGGTTCCATCGACGGATGTCACTTCGACTCCGAAGCGGGTCAGGATGTTTTCAAGGATATAAAGGCAAGAGCCAAACAGCGCCCGCGCCGAAACAACGTGATCGCCCGCCTTAAGAAGCGAGGTCAGCGCGCCATTGACCGCTGCCATGCCAGAAGCGGTGGCAAAGGCATCCTCGGCGCCCTCAAGCGCGGCGATCCGCTCTTCGAACATCGCCACGGTCGGGTTGCCATAGCGGGCATAGATGAACTCATCCGGGCCGGTTTCGATGAACCGGGCCTCGGCCTGCTCGGCGCTGTCATAGACAAAGCCCTGAGTCAGGAAGATCGCTTCGCTCACCTCGCCCCATTGGCTGCGGCGGGTGCCGCCGTGCACCAGTTTGGTGCGGCTGTTCCAGTTGCTGTCTTTCGTGTCGTTCATGGCACACACTCCTGCACGTCGGCGCAATAAAAAACCCCATCCGGCCAAGCGAAAGGGGTTCCTTTGCGTCCTGACCTCTTTAGCGGTGTGTTTAACGTGGCCCGCAATCCGGTAACAAATCCCACACGTCCAAGATGGCAAACCTCAGAAATTCGGCGGGACAGAAACCGGAGAATTAACCGATTTCTTTCATGGGGTCTTTGCCGCGACCCTGCCCCTCTCACCAGCAGTTCGATTGGGGCGACCCCAGACGACCGGTAAGGCTTGCGCCTTAACGCAGGCCGCCGCAACTGCGCAAGTCCAAATGCACCGCCCCTGGTCAGATTGAGCAGGCCTCGCACTCGCGTGCCGCCCACACAGGCAGGTGTCACCGTCTCCAGACGGCTTCGCGGCCGCGAACGTCGATCCTGTCGGCCAGACCGGAAAACTCACCCTTGAGGAACTTCTGAAACCGGGACACCGCGGGGCGCACCGGGCGGTCGTTGCGCCAGAGCAAACCCAGTTGCCGGTCCGGGTGCTCAAGCTTCACCGGCAGCGCTGTGACCATATTGGACGGTCGCTGCATGAACACCACTGAATAAGGCAGCACCGTCAGCGCATCCGATCCGGACATGATGCGCAGGATCGCCGCCAGCGAGCCGCCAGTAAAACTGACGCGGAAATCGGTGATGCCTACGATCTCCAGCGCGTTTTTCAGGTCCGCATAAAGGGGACTGCCCGCCGGGGGGGCGATCCAAGGGTATTGGGCGATATCTTCCAATCGAAACGTGGATTTACGCGCCAATGGGTGCGACGGCGCGCAGGCAATCACGTTGCGGCCACGCAGGATCGGTTCAAACGACAGCTCTTCCGGGATGTCATCGCCGCGCATCGGGCAGATCGCCAGATCGATGTTCCCCGTCTTCAGCTGTTCAGACAGCTCCGCGAAATAGCCATAGCTTTGCTGAATCGCCACATCTGGGAAAGCAGATTGGAACGACGCGATCATGTAGGAGATCACTCCATCCATGAAGATGGGCGTCCCGGCGATCCGCGCAGTGCCCGCCTTGCCCCCTGAATAAAGCTCGGCTGCGATGCGCGCCGCCTCACTTGCCTGACCGATCACCCGGCCCTGTTCGGCCAGCGACAGACACAGCTCGGTCGGCCGCAGCGGCCGGATACCCTTTTCAAATAATCGTGAACCGAGCCGCGACTCCAGCATCGCAACCGTGCGCGACAGGCTGGGCTGGGACTTGTTTAGCGCGGCCGCGCCTTCACTTAGCCCGCCCGAGTCGACGATCGCTGCCAGGATGCGCAGGTGATTGGGATCGATGTACATAACATCGTGGTATATTAAATGCCGTAATCTCGATCAACAGACCATTCACTGAGGTTTAACGTCCGGCACAACCGGAGGAGAAAGGTCTGAAATGACACAAGAGGCAGAAACCGCAACAGATGGTGTGCGCGTTGTATTCCAGGCTGGGGTGAAGGACATCCTTGTCGCAGAGACTCAGCGGCTGGGCGCGAAGAACGCCCTGGTTCTGTCCACCCCTCAGCAATCCGACGCAGCGCTGGAAATGGCCGAAACACTGGGCGAACTGGCCGCTGGCGTTTTCTGTCAGGCGGCGATGCACACCCCCGTCACCGTCACCGAAGCGGCCATGGCCCACGCCAAAGAGGTCGCAGCGGACTGCATCATCTCAATCGGCGGCGGCTCGACCATCGGGCTGGGCAAGGCAATCGCCTATCGCACAGGCCTGCCGCAGATCGTGATCCCGACCACCTACGCCGGCAGTGAAGCGACGCCGATCCTCGGCCAGACCGAGAACGGCATCAAGACGACGCTGAGCCACCCCGAGGTGCTGCCCGAAGTCATCCTCTATGATCCCGAGCGCGTCGCAACGCTGCCGGTTGCCATGACCGTGACCTCGGCGCTTAACGCCATGGCGCATGCAGCCGAGGCGCTTTATGCGCGCGACCGCACCGAAAAGACGGTGCATTTGGCCATCGACGGGCTGAAGGCCTTCGTCGGCGGTCTGCCCCGCGTTCTGGCCGCGCCTACGGATCTCGCAGCCCGCGCCGAGACGCAGCGCGGCGCATGGGCCTGTGGCACGGTGCTAGGCCAGGTCGGCATGGCCCTGCATCACAAGCTGTGCCACACGCTGGGCGGCTCATTCGACCTGCCCCACGCCGAAACCCACGCAATCGTTCTGCCCCATGCCATTGCCTATAACGCCCGCGCGGCAGCGACCGAACTGCTGCCGATCTGCGATCTTCTGGGCGGCGAGAATGCCGGGCGCGCCTTGTATGATTTTGCACAAAAACTGGGGGCGCCGCTGGCACTGCGCGATCTGGGTCTGAAGGAGGAAGACCTGGACCGCGCCGCCGAACTGGCCACCACCAAACCCTACCCCAATCCGCAGCCTGTCACGCGCGACGATATCCGCGCGCTGTTGCAGGCGGCCTGGGCGGGAACACCACCCGCCCACTGAACCGGGGCTTCGCGAACACTTTTGATGACGTCAGGGAGGACATCATGATTACACGCCGTAAACTGCTCAAATCCACCGCCGCCACCGGCCTCACGCTTGCTGCCGGGGGGCTGGCGGCACCAGCTCTGGCCCGGGATGCCAAGATCCGGCTGGGCTATGTCAGCCCGCAATCCGGCCCGCTGGCCGCATTTTCGGACGCCGACCGGTTCATCATCGAGGGTTTTCTAGCCTCGGATGCAGGCAGCAACTTCGAAGTGATCGTCAAGGACAGCCAGTCCAACCCCAACCGCGCTGCAGAGGTCGCCAAGGAACTGATCATCGACGACGAGATCGACATGATGCTCGTCGCCTCTACCCCCGAGACGACCAATCCGGTCGCCACCACCTGCGAGGCCGAGGAAATCCCGGTGATCTCCACCGTGGCCCCGTGGCAACCCTATTTCATCGGTCAGCAAGGCAACCCGGGCGATCCCGGCAGTTGGCGGCCGTTTGATTTCAGCTTCCATTTCTTCTGGGGACTGGAAGACGTGATTTCCACCTTCACGGCAATGTGGAACCAGCTCGACACCAATAAATCGGTTGGCGCGATCTTCCCCAACGATGGCGATGGCAACGCCTGGGGCGATCCCAACGTGGGCTTCCCGCCAGTGCTGGACGCCCAAGGGTATAAGCTGACCGACACCGGCCGCTACCAGAACCTCACCGATGACTTCAGCGCCCAGATCAATGCCTTCAAGGCGGCAAATGCTGAAATCGTCACCGGCGTGCCGATCCCGCCGGATTTCACCACCTTCTGGACACAGGCCAAACAGCAGGGCTTCACCCCCAAGGCCGCAAGCATCGGCAAGGCCATCCTATTCCCGCAGGCGGTCGAGGCTCTGGGCGATCAGGGGCACAACCTGTCCTCCGAGGTCTGGTGGTCACCGAACCATCCGTTCTCTTCCTCCCTGACCGGGCAATCCGCTGCCGATCTGGCCGCAGGCTATAGCCAGGCGACGGGCAAGCAGTGGACCCAGCCCATCGGTTTCGTGCACGCGCTGTTCGAAATGGCGGCCAGTGTCATGGGTCGCGTCGAAGACAGCCGCGACCCGGATGAAGTTGCAGCCGCGATCGCCGCAACGCAGCTGGATTCGATGGTCGGACGCATCGCATTCGACGGCAAGGGCCTGCCGCCGTTCGCCGCCGCGAATGTCGCCAAAACCCCGCTTGTGGGCGGTCAGTGGCGGCTTCAGGACGATGGCAGCTATGATCTCGTGGTGGTGGACAACTCCGATCACCCGGAGATCCCGACCGGCGGCAAGATGGAAGAGATTTCCTGATCCCATCCTGCCCTTGCGGGTCCTGCTGCACGTAGGACCCGCGCCCTCCCCCGGCCTTTTCACACCCCGTCCTGCGGACTGGCAAAGGACCTTTCATGTCGATCCTCTCTCTCCAATCGGTTTCAAAAAGCTTTGGCGCCCTGACCGTGACCGACGATGTCACCTTCGAGGTGCCACAGGGCCAGGCGCTGGGTATCATCGGCCCCAATGGCGCCGGGAAATCGACGCTGTTCAACCTGATCACCGGCAACCTGACCGCCAATTCTGGCACCATCAATTTCGAAGGGCGCGACGTCACCCGCACCTCGGCAATGGACCGCTGCATGGCGGGAATCGGGCGTTCCTTCCAGATCCCGCAGCCGTTCGAAAAACTGACCGTCTACGAAAACCTTCTGGTCGCCGCCACCCATGGCCGCCGCCTGGGTGAGGCCGCCGTGCGGGACGATTGCGCCGATATCCTGGAACGCACGGAGATGATCCGGCGTGCCAACACCCCGGCCGGACAGTTGTCGCTGCTGGAGCGCAAGCGTCTGGAACTGGCCCGCGCCATGGCGACCCAGCCCAAACTGTTGCTGCTGGACGAAATCGCAGGCGGCCTGACCGAGGCCGAGTGCCAGTCGCTGATCGGTACCATCCGGGACATCCACGCGCAGGGCGTGACGATCATCTGGATCGAGCATGTCCTGCACGCGCTCACCTCGGTGGTGGAGCGCCTGCTGGTGCTCGATTTCGGCAAGGTCATCGGTCTGGGTGACCCCGACGCCATCATGGCCAGCCGCGAAGTGCAGCAAATCTATCTGGGGATCGAAGTCTGATGTCATTGCTGGAAACCCATAACCTGACCGCCCACTACGGTGATTTTCAAGCCCTGTTCGGGGTGGATATCACCCTTGAAGAGGCGGAAACCGTGGCCATCATCGGCGCCAATGGCGCGGGCAAGACGACACTGATGCGCTCGATTGCCGGGGTGCTGCGCAATGCGGCCGAGGCGGTCACCTACGATGGCCGCCCCGTTGGCGCGCAGCCCGCTGATGAAATCATGGCGCAGGGCGTCGCCATGGTGCCCGAGGGGCGCAAGCTGTTCCCCTCTCTCTCGGTCGAGGAGAACCTCCTGATCGGGACCTACGGGCGCAAGAAAAGCGGCCACTGGACGCTAAACACCGTCTACGATCTGTTCCCCATCCTGCGGGAGCGCCGCAACAGCCCCGGCACGGCCCTGTCGGGCGGGCAACAGCAGATGGTCGCCATCGGCCGCGCCCTGATGAGCAACCCGCGGGTTCTCTTGTGTGATGAGATCAGCCTTGGCCTTGCCCCGGTGGTGATCAAGGACATCTACGCCGCCGTCCCGGCGATCAAGGCGGCGGGCGCCTCGCTGGTGGTGGTGGAACAGGACATCGCCCAGGCCATGGCCGTCGCCGACCGCGTCTACTGCATGATGGAAGGTCGCATCACCCTGTCCGGCACCCCCGAGAGCCTCAGCCGCGAGGCCATCCACGACGCCTATTTCGGAGCAGCCGCATGATCTGGATCGACACGATAATCCAAGGCATCCTTCTGGGTGGCCTTTATGCCCTTTTTGCCGCCGGGCTGAGCCTGGTGTTCGGCATCATGCGGCTGGTGAACCTCGCGCATGGCGATCTGATCGTGATGGGCGCCTACCTGATCCTGTTGCTGGTGACGCTGCTCGGGATCTCTCCCTTTCTCGCGCTGCTCATTGCCATGCCGGTGATGTTCCTCCTTGGCTGGGCCTTGCAGAAGTTCCTGCTGAACCGGACGCTGGGCGATGACATCCTGCCGCCGCTGCTGATCACCTTTGGTCTATCGATTGCGCTGCAAAACGCGCTCTTGGAAGTCTTCTCCGCCGACAGCCAGCGCCTGCCGCCCAACGCGCTGACCACGGCATCGGTGCAGATGGGGCCGATCTCGCTTGGCGTGATGCCGCTGCTGACCTTTGCCTCTGCCGTTCTGGTCATCGTCGGGCTGAACCAGTTGTTCTACCGGACCGAACTGGGGCGCGCCTTCCGCGCCACCTCGGATGATCCGACCACGGCCAGCCTGATGGGGATCAAGCCCGCAAACATCTTTGCGACCGCGACCGGGATCGCATTGATCATCGTCACCATCGCCGCCCTTTACCTGGGCCTGCGCGCCAACTTCGACCCCAACATCGGACCGGCCCGGCTGATCTATGCCTTCGAGGCGGTGATCATCGGCGGGCTTGGCTCTCTCTGGGGCACGCTGGCGGGCGGCATCATCATCGGTGTGGCGCAGACCCTCGGGGCCGCGATCACCCCGGAATGGCAAATCCTGGCCGGGCATGTCGCCTTCCTTCTGGTGCTGCTGATCAAACCGCGGGGACTGTTCCCCCGGGCACACGACTAAAGGGGGCAGACATGACATATACTGTATCCACCCGAACCCCAGTCTCGCGCATCGCGGCAATCCTTGGCCTTGGCGGCACGCTGATCTTGGCGGCCCTGCCCTTCTTTGCCGGGCGCGGAACCATTCAGGACATGTTTTTCATCCTGACGATGCTGGTGCTGGCGCAGTTCTGGAACCTTCTGGCGGGCTATGGCGGTCTCGTCAGCATCGGTCAGCAGGCATTCGTCGGCATGGGCGCCTATGCGCTGTTTGGCGGCGTGATCCTTTGGGGGCTTGATCCGGTCTCGGCCATCCTCTTGGGCGGCATCGCGGCGCTGGTGATTGCGGTGCCCACCGCGTTCTTCGCCTTCCGCCTGAACGGCGCCTATTTCGCCATTGGGACATGGGTCATCGCCGAGGTTGTCCGCCTCAGCGTCGCCCAGTGGAAGACGCTTGGCGGCGGCACCGGCACCTCACTGCCGCGCAGCGCCACCCGCGACATGTGGCTGGTCGAGATGATCGAAGAGGTGCTGGACGTGCGCTCCGCTGCGGCGCGCGATATCCTTGCCTATTGGCTGGCGCTGGTGCTGGCGCTGGCGACGATCGGCGGCATCTACTGGCTGCTGCGCAGCAAGAACGGGCTGGCCCTCGCTGCGGTACGTGACAACACCGAAGCGGCCAAATCCGTTGGCGTCGACGCCGGACGCATGAAGCTGGTGGTGTTCCTGACCTCGGCCTTTGGCACCGGCCTCACCGGGGCGCTGATCTACCTGCAAAAAGCCCGGATTTCGCCCGACGCCGCCTTCAGCGTCACCGACTGGACCGCCTATGTGCTGTTCATCGTGGTGATCGGCGGCATCGGCACCATCGAAGGTCCGATCCTAGGCGTACTCATTTTCTTTGCGCTGCAATCCCTGCTGGCCGATTTCGGCAGCTGGTACCTGCTGACGCTGGGCCTTCTGGCCATTGCCATCATGCTGATCGCCCCGCGTGGGCTCTGGGGACTGATCTCCGAGCGCACAGGGCTGCACCTTTTCCCAATTCGCCGAACCCTGCGGGGCGGCAAACTATCACCATCGGAGGAATAAACATGGCTGACATCACCACAGAGGTTCTGATCATCGGCACCGGGCCTGCAG
This genomic stretch from Phaeobacter gallaeciensis harbors:
- a CDS encoding maleylacetate reductase, with protein sequence MTQEAETATDGVRVVFQAGVKDILVAETQRLGAKNALVLSTPQQSDAALEMAETLGELAAGVFCQAAMHTPVTVTEAAMAHAKEVAADCIISIGGGSTIGLGKAIAYRTGLPQIVIPTTYAGSEATPILGQTENGIKTTLSHPEVLPEVILYDPERVATLPVAMTVTSALNAMAHAAEALYARDRTEKTVHLAIDGLKAFVGGLPRVLAAPTDLAARAETQRGAWACGTVLGQVGMALHHKLCHTLGGSFDLPHAETHAIVLPHAIAYNARAAATELLPICDLLGGENAGRALYDFAQKLGAPLALRDLGLKEEDLDRAAELATTKPYPNPQPVTRDDIRALLQAAWAGTPPAH
- the folE2 gene encoding GTP cyclohydrolase FolE2, giving the protein MNIHMRGVDETPDRTEAEAALETLRQWAATATQTEIAQLDPAVARLLPERAVQNYPDLSRNYPEDFVADEGYRATLPDLQNGPSSLIRGANEQIQHVGISNFRLPIRFHTRDNGDLTLETSVTGTVSLEADKKGINMSRIMRSFYKHAEKTFSFEVIEAALEDYLSDLGSMDARIQMRFSFPVKIDSLRSGLSGYQYYDIALELVDRDGVRNKIVHLDYVYSSTCPCSLELSEHARQSRGQLATPHSQRSVARLSVQIDPEAPCLWFEDLIDHCRRAVPTETQVMVKREDEQAFAELNAANPIFVEDAARLFCEALQSDPRIGDFRVVASHQESLHSHDAVSVLTQGPLFAETSLDPGLFSTLIHRG
- a CDS encoding branched-chain amino acid ABC transporter permease, producing MIWIDTIIQGILLGGLYALFAAGLSLVFGIMRLVNLAHGDLIVMGAYLILLLVTLLGISPFLALLIAMPVMFLLGWALQKFLLNRTLGDDILPPLLITFGLSIALQNALLEVFSADSQRLPPNALTTASVQMGPISLGVMPLLTFASAVLVIVGLNQLFYRTELGRAFRATSDDPTTASLMGIKPANIFATATGIALIIVTIAALYLGLRANFDPNIGPARLIYAFEAVIIGGLGSLWGTLAGGIIIGVAQTLGAAITPEWQILAGHVAFLLVLLIKPRGLFPRAHD
- the metZ gene encoding O-succinylhomoserine sulfhydrylase; amino-acid sequence: MNDTKDSNWNSRTKLVHGGTRRSQWGEVSEAIFLTQGFVYDSAEQAEARFIETGPDEFIYARYGNPTVAMFEERIAALEGAEDAFATASGMAAVNGALTSLLKAGDHVVSARALFGSCLYILENILTRFGVEVTSVDGTDLEQWRAAVRPDTKAVFFESMSNPTLEVIDVAAVAEIAHAVGATVVVDNVFSTPVFSDAIAQGADVVVYSATKHIDGQGRVLGGVILGTRDFIRGTVEPYMKHTGGSLSPFNAWTLLKGLETISLRVNAQAETALQIATALQGHPKLARTIYPGLADHAQNALVQRQLGGKGGTVLSLDLKGGKEAAFAFLNALTIPVISNNLGDAKSIATHPATTTHQRLPDDQKVALGITPGLVRFSVGLEDPEDLIADLTQALDACGG
- a CDS encoding LysR family transcriptional regulator, translated to MYIDPNHLRILAAIVDSGGLSEGAAALNKSQPSLSRTVAMLESRLGSRLFEKGIRPLRPTELCLSLAEQGRVIGQASEAARIAAELYSGGKAGTARIAGTPIFMDGVISYMIASFQSAFPDVAIQQSYGYFAELSEQLKTGNIDLAICPMRGDDIPEELSFEPILRGRNVIACAPSHPLARKSTFRLEDIAQYPWIAPPAGSPLYADLKNALEIVGITDFRVSFTGGSLAAILRIMSGSDALTVLPYSVVFMQRPSNMVTALPVKLEHPDRQLGLLWRNDRPVRPAVSRFQKFLKGEFSGLADRIDVRGREAVWRR
- a CDS encoding ABC transporter ATP-binding protein, which produces MSLLETHNLTAHYGDFQALFGVDITLEEAETVAIIGANGAGKTTLMRSIAGVLRNAAEAVTYDGRPVGAQPADEIMAQGVAMVPEGRKLFPSLSVEENLLIGTYGRKKSGHWTLNTVYDLFPILRERRNSPGTALSGGQQQMVAIGRALMSNPRVLLCDEISLGLAPVVIKDIYAAVPAIKAAGASLVVVEQDIAQAMAVADRVYCMMEGRITLSGTPESLSREAIHDAYFGAAA
- a CDS encoding TrkH family potassium uptake protein, which encodes MLDLRPVAYVIGLLVVILGAMMVFPFLIDLYDGQGEWPVFLESGLITILAGGLLALSCGNSVRQGLSIRQTFLLTTSVWAALPVFGAIPLMMGATELSFTDAFFEAMSGLTTTGSTVISGLDDLPRGILLWRGILQWLGGIGIIVVAMVFLPELRVGGMQIFRSEAFDTMGKILPRAQTIARQISLIYVALTLLCMVVYVVLGMGLFDALVHALTTMSTGGFSNYDASFGTFSGPAEYAASFFMIMAALPFVRYVQLINGQGQPLLRDSQIRAFLGTILVLIIVTASVLLYIFPHHPEQALREALFNITSIISGTGYASVDYMEWGSFLIMVFFFIGLIGGCAGSTACSVKVFRYQILFASIRVQIQRIRSPNGIFIPRFDGRPVGPDVLSSVISFFMFFVVTLGVVSWGLALTGLDFITAVSGAATAVANVGPGLGDIIGPAGNFSTLNDAAKWILSAAMLIGRLELMAVYAILTLRFWRN
- a CDS encoding branched-chain amino acid ABC transporter permease; amino-acid sequence: MTYTVSTRTPVSRIAAILGLGGTLILAALPFFAGRGTIQDMFFILTMLVLAQFWNLLAGYGGLVSIGQQAFVGMGAYALFGGVILWGLDPVSAILLGGIAALVIAVPTAFFAFRLNGAYFAIGTWVIAEVVRLSVAQWKTLGGGTGTSLPRSATRDMWLVEMIEEVLDVRSAAARDILAYWLALVLALATIGGIYWLLRSKNGLALAAVRDNTEAAKSVGVDAGRMKLVVFLTSAFGTGLTGALIYLQKARISPDAAFSVTDWTAYVLFIVVIGGIGTIEGPILGVLIFFALQSLLADFGSWYLLTLGLLAIAIMLIAPRGLWGLISERTGLHLFPIRRTLRGGKLSPSEE
- a CDS encoding ABC transporter substrate-binding protein, whose amino-acid sequence is MITRRKLLKSTAATGLTLAAGGLAAPALARDAKIRLGYVSPQSGPLAAFSDADRFIIEGFLASDAGSNFEVIVKDSQSNPNRAAEVAKELIIDDEIDMMLVASTPETTNPVATTCEAEEIPVISTVAPWQPYFIGQQGNPGDPGSWRPFDFSFHFFWGLEDVISTFTAMWNQLDTNKSVGAIFPNDGDGNAWGDPNVGFPPVLDAQGYKLTDTGRYQNLTDDFSAQINAFKAANAEIVTGVPIPPDFTTFWTQAKQQGFTPKAASIGKAILFPQAVEALGDQGHNLSSEVWWSPNHPFSSSLTGQSAADLAAGYSQATGKQWTQPIGFVHALFEMAASVMGRVEDSRDPDEVAAAIAATQLDSMVGRIAFDGKGLPPFAAANVAKTPLVGGQWRLQDDGSYDLVVVDNSDHPEIPTGGKMEEIS
- a CDS encoding ABC transporter ATP-binding protein gives rise to the protein MSILSLQSVSKSFGALTVTDDVTFEVPQGQALGIIGPNGAGKSTLFNLITGNLTANSGTINFEGRDVTRTSAMDRCMAGIGRSFQIPQPFEKLTVYENLLVAATHGRRLGEAAVRDDCADILERTEMIRRANTPAGQLSLLERKRLELARAMATQPKLLLLDEIAGGLTEAECQSLIGTIRDIHAQGVTIIWIEHVLHALTSVVERLLVLDFGKVIGLGDPDAIMASREVQQIYLGIEV